One Oryza glaberrima chromosome 10, OglaRS2, whole genome shotgun sequence DNA segment encodes these proteins:
- the LOC127753157 gene encoding tyrosine decarboxylase-like, whose translation MAPPSHCHATNGGGAPQHNGANAVDAPVTRSARLLDAEEFRRHGHLVIDFIADYYAGLGEYPVHPSVSPGFLRHHLPLEPPPRREPDVFDAALQDVRSVILPGLTHWQSPRHFAHFPASSSTVGALGEALAAGINVVPFTWASSPAATELEMVVVDWLGKALHLPESLLFAGGGGGTILGTTCEAILSALVAARDRKLAVIGEDRIGDLVVYCSDQTHFAFCKAARIAGIRREHCREIPTYRDDTFALSPTELQAAMQRDVDAGLVPLFLCATIGTTQTTAVDPVGELCAVAAPHGAWVHVDAAYAGSALVCPEFRGVIAGVEAADSFSMNAHKWLLANNDCCVMWVRTPSALVAALGTEQEYILKDAAAKGVVDYKDWGMTLTRRFRALKVWLVLRCYGVEGLREHVRSHVRMAAAFEGMVRADARFEVVTPRRFALVCFRLRSPKNYRFAGGEKSANELNRRLLEEVNAASSGPYMSSGKVGGVYMLRCAVGSTLTEERHVREAWKVVQGRATSILRKMEIIM comes from the coding sequence ATGGCGCCACCTTCGCACTGCCACGCCACGAATGGCGGTGGTGCCCCACAGCACAATGGCGCCAACGCCGTTGATGCGCCGGTGACACGAAGCGCGCGACTGCTCGACGCCGAGGAGTTCCGGCGTCACGGTCACCTGGTTATCGACTTTATCGCCGACTACTATGCCGGCTTGGGGGAATACCCCGTGCACCCTAGTGTGAGCCCTGGCTTCCTTCGCCACCACCTCCCGTTggagccgccgccccgccgggaACCCGACGTGTTCGACGCGGCGCTGCAGGATGTCCGTAGCGTCATCCTGCCGGGGTTGACGCACTGGCAGAGCCCCCGCCACTTCGCGCACTTCCCGGCGTCGAGCAGCACCGTCGGTGCCCTCGGcgaggcgctcgccgccggtatCAACGTCGTTCCTTTCACGTGGGCGTCCTCGCCGGCAGCCACCGAGCTTGAGATGGTTGTCGTGGACTGGCTCGGCAAGGCGCTTCACCTGCCAGAGAGCCTGCTGttcgccggaggcggaggcggcaccaTCCTCGGGACCACGTGCGAGGCGATCCTCAGCGCGCTCGTCGCCGCGAGGGACCGCAAGCTCGCGGTGATCGGAGAGGATAGGATCGGCGATCTCGTCGTCTACTGCTCGGACCAGACCCACTTCGCGTTCTGCAAGGCGGCGCGTATCGCCGGCATCCGGCGTGAGCATTGCCGCGAGATACCGACGTACCGCGACGACACGTTCGCGCTCTCGCCGACCGAGCTGCAGGCCGCCATGCAGCGCGACGTCGACGCCGGCCTGGTCCCCCTATTCCTGTGCGCCACGATCGGGACCACCCAGACGACCGCCGTAGACCCCGTCGGCGAGCTCtgcgccgtcgcggcgccgcacGGCGCCTGGGTGCACGTCGACGCGGCATACGCAGGGTCGGCGCTGGTGTGCCCGGAGTTCCGCGGCGTGAtcgccggcgtcgaggccgCGGACTCGTTCAGCATGAACGCCCACAAGTGGCTGCTGGCGAACAACGACTGCTGCGTGATGTGGGTGAGGACGCCGTcggcgctggtggcggcgctgggcaCGGAGCAGGAGTACATCCTCAAGGACGCTGCGGCGAAGGGCGTCGTCGACTATAAGGACTGGGGCATGACGCTGACGCGGCGGTTCCGCGCGCTCAAGGTGTGGCTCGTGCTCCGCTGCTACGGCGTGGAGGGCCTGCGCGAGCACGTCCGGTCCCACGTCCGCATGGCCGCCGCGTTCGAGGGCATGGTCAGAGCAGACGCAAGGTTCGAGGTGGTGACGCCGAGGCGATTCGCGCTGGTGTGCTTCCGGCTCCGGTCACCGAAGAACTACAGGTTCGCCGGGGGCGAGAAGTCGGCCAACGAGCTCAACAGGCGTCTCCTCGAGGAGGTGAACGCGGCCAGCTCGGGACCGTACATGAGCTCCGGTAAGGTCGGCGGCGTGTACATGCTCAGGTGCGCCGTCGGCAGCACGCTCACCGAGGAGCGCCACGTCCGGGAAGCGTGGAAGGTTGTCCAGGGTCGGGCTACATCCATCCTTCGTAAAATGGAGATTATTATGTAG